In Streptomyces sp. P3, one DNA window encodes the following:
- a CDS encoding histidinol-phosphate transaminase, producing the protein MVRVRASLSQLPAYVPGRKQPGAIVLAANESPHGLLPGVAATLVETVGGVSRYPDLHAGSLVEALAAHHGVAPERIAMGAGSSEVCGQLLHTVVGPGDEVLFGWRSFEAYPILTAVAGGTPVRVPLRGQVLDLDAMAAAITARTRLVFVCNPNNPTSTAVGAPALTDFVDRVPRDVLIVVDEAYREYADPALVPDALALFGDRPNVAVLRTFSKAYGLAGLRVGYCVAPPGVASLVRRTQVPFSVSALAQRAAVVALGEGAEVARRAALTVAERERVLGRLRALGHDVPDSRSNFVWLPLGGASGDFASHCAGGQVLVRPFPGEGVRVTIGLPAENDALLALAASWRG; encoded by the coding sequence ATGGTGCGTGTCCGTGCGTCTCTGTCCCAGCTGCCCGCCTATGTGCCGGGCCGCAAACAGCCCGGGGCCATCGTGCTGGCCGCCAACGAATCCCCGCACGGACTGCTCCCCGGGGTGGCCGCGACCCTCGTGGAGACGGTCGGCGGCGTGTCGCGCTATCCCGACCTGCACGCCGGTTCGCTCGTGGAGGCCCTGGCGGCGCATCACGGGGTCGCACCGGAGCGGATCGCGATGGGCGCCGGATCGTCCGAGGTGTGCGGCCAGCTGCTGCACACGGTCGTCGGTCCCGGCGACGAGGTCCTCTTCGGGTGGCGGTCGTTCGAGGCGTACCCGATTCTCACCGCCGTGGCGGGCGGTACGCCGGTCCGGGTGCCGCTGCGCGGGCAGGTGCTCGACCTCGACGCCATGGCGGCGGCGATCACCGCGCGCACCCGACTGGTCTTCGTGTGCAACCCCAACAACCCGACCTCCACCGCGGTCGGTGCGCCGGCCCTGACCGATTTCGTCGACCGGGTGCCGCGGGACGTGCTGATCGTCGTCGACGAGGCGTACCGGGAGTACGCCGATCCCGCCCTGGTTCCCGACGCTCTGGCCCTGTTCGGCGACCGGCCGAACGTGGCGGTGCTCCGGACCTTCTCGAAGGCCTACGGCCTGGCGGGGCTCCGCGTGGGCTACTGCGTCGCGCCGCCCGGGGTCGCGTCCCTCGTGCGCCGGACGCAGGTGCCATTCAGCGTCAGCGCGCTCGCCCAGCGGGCCGCCGTCGTCGCGCTCGGCGAAGGCGCTGAGGTCGCCCGACGCGCCGCCCTCACGGTCGCCGAACGCGAACGCGTCCTGGGGCGGTTGCGGGCGCTGGGCCACGACGTGCCCGACTCCCGGTCCAACTTCGTCTGGCTGCCGCTCGGCGGGGCCAGCGGGGACTTCGCGTCGCACTGTGCCGGCGGACAGGTCCTGGTGCGCCCGTTCCCCGGCGAGGGCGTCCGGGTGACGATCGGGCTGCCGGCGGAGAACGACGCCCTGCTGGCGCTCGCGGCGAGCTGGAGAGGCTGA
- a CDS encoding TIGR02452 family protein has product MSARLRGIARETERIVAAGGYRASDGRTVSLAAAVKAARAGTRTAGPGPVEVPAALPVGLRVEVTGESSLEAARRLVGASAEGAPAAGGNPVAGGNPVAGANPVAGGGPAVGGDAVAVLNFASARNPGGGFLNGAQAQEEALCRASALYTCLLEARGFYDHHRAHRDAFYTDRVIHSPAVPVFRDDRGRLLDEPYTVGFLTAAAPNAGVVLRTTPQRAAELPRALSARAERVLETAAAHGYRRLVLGAWGCGVFRNDPAQVAEAFRAPLAAGGRFEHRFAHVVFGVLDRTPGGTVRAAFGHAFGRTGAQVQP; this is encoded by the coding sequence ATGAGCGCACGGCTGCGCGGCATCGCCCGGGAGACCGAGCGGATCGTGGCCGCCGGCGGCTACCGCGCCTCCGACGGGCGCACGGTGTCCCTCGCCGCGGCGGTGAAGGCCGCCCGTGCCGGTACACGGACGGCGGGACCGGGACCGGTCGAGGTGCCCGCCGCCCTGCCGGTGGGCCTGCGCGTCGAGGTCACCGGCGAGAGCAGCCTGGAGGCGGCCCGCCGGCTCGTCGGCGCGTCCGCGGAAGGAGCGCCGGCCGCCGGAGGGAATCCCGTCGCCGGAGGGAATCCCGTCGCCGGAGCGAATCCGGTCGCCGGGGGAGGGCCGGCTGTCGGGGGAGACGCGGTCGCCGTCCTCAACTTCGCCTCGGCGCGCAATCCCGGCGGCGGCTTCCTCAACGGGGCCCAGGCGCAGGAGGAGGCGCTGTGCCGGGCCTCCGCGCTGTACACGTGCCTGCTGGAGGCCCGGGGGTTCTACGACCACCACCGCGCCCACCGCGACGCGTTCTACACGGACCGCGTCATCCACTCACCGGCCGTCCCGGTCTTCCGCGACGACCGGGGCCGTCTGCTGGACGAGCCGTACACCGTCGGCTTCCTGACGGCCGCCGCACCGAACGCGGGCGTGGTGCTGCGCACGACGCCGCAGCGGGCCGCCGAGCTGCCGCGCGCCCTGTCCGCCCGCGCCGAACGGGTCCTGGAGACGGCCGCCGCGCACGGCTACCGCCGCCTGGTGCTCGGCGCGTGGGGCTGCGGGGTGTTCCGCAACGACCCCGCACAGGTGGCGGAGGCCTTCCGGGCGCCGCTGGCCGCCGGCGGACGCTTCGAGCACCGGTTCGCCCACGTGGTCTTCGGGGTGCTGGACCGGACGCCGGGCGGCACGGTCCGCGCCGCCTTCGGGCACGCGTTCGGCCGAACGGGTGCTCAGGTCCAGCCGTAG
- the egtC gene encoding ergothioneine biosynthesis protein EgtC — protein MCRHLAYLGPEEALGRLLVDPPHALYRQSWAPRQQRHGTVNADGFGVGWYAEGDPTPARYRRAGPIWADLSFADLARVVRSRAVLAAVRDATSAGADAEAAAAPYAADAWLFSHNGAVAGWPRSLEPLARTLPAADLLSMEARNDSAFVWALVLARLRAGDPAGQSLTDTVLEVAAAAPGSRLNLLLTDGTAVTATAWGDTLWYLTEPGGGTVAVASEPYDDDPRWQEVPDRTLLVASRADVALTPLKDPSADTAPAPSEERQS, from the coding sequence ATGTGCCGTCACCTCGCCTACCTGGGGCCCGAGGAGGCGCTCGGCAGGCTCCTCGTCGATCCCCCGCACGCGCTGTACCGCCAGTCGTGGGCGCCGCGGCAACAGCGCCACGGCACGGTCAACGCCGACGGCTTCGGGGTGGGCTGGTACGCCGAGGGCGACCCGACGCCGGCCCGCTACCGCCGTGCCGGGCCCATCTGGGCGGACCTGTCCTTCGCCGACCTGGCCCGGGTGGTGCGCAGCCGGGCCGTGCTGGCCGCCGTCCGGGACGCCACCTCGGCCGGCGCCGACGCGGAGGCCGCGGCGGCCCCGTACGCGGCGGACGCCTGGCTGTTCAGCCACAACGGCGCGGTCGCCGGCTGGCCGCGCTCGCTGGAGCCGCTGGCGCGCACCCTGCCCGCCGCCGACCTGCTGTCCATGGAGGCCCGCAACGACTCCGCTTTCGTGTGGGCGCTGGTCCTCGCCCGGCTGCGCGCCGGGGACCCGGCGGGCCAGTCGCTGACCGACACCGTCCTCGAGGTCGCCGCCGCGGCCCCCGGCTCGCGGCTCAACCTGCTGCTCACCGACGGGACGGCCGTCACCGCGACCGCCTGGGGCGACACCCTCTGGTACCTGACGGAACCGGGCGGGGGCACGGTGGCCGTGGCCTCCGAACCGTACGACGACGATCCGCGCTGGCAGGAGGTCCCGGACCGGACCCTGCTCGTGGCGAGCCGCGCCGACGTCGCGCTCACCCCGCTCAAGGACCCGAGCGCGGACACGGCACCCGCACCATCCGAGGAAAGGCAGTCATGA
- the egtD gene encoding L-histidine N(alpha)-methyltransferase, producing the protein MTGTRAYGYTDTLDAEHYARALRADIRGGLTSTPKSTAPTWFYDARGSELFEEITQLPEYPLWRAELGLLQLHAEDVAAQTGARSMIELGSGSSTKSKLVIEALGPAGLHYVPVDVSADALQQAGAQLVQDYPGIRLHALRADFTAPLVLPALPEEGPRLIAFLGSTLGNFRRPARGPFLRGLRDVMRPEDFLLLGADLVKPEHEMIAAYDDAQGVTAEFDKNLLHVLNHELDADFDPDAFDHVSVWNSTESLIEMRLRSRAEQLVKIRELDLAVQFERGEEWITERSAKFTVSGLREEMAEAGLRTRQLWSDPNAGFMLTLATAH; encoded by the coding sequence ATGACCGGCACCCGCGCCTACGGCTACACCGACACCCTCGACGCCGAGCACTACGCCAGGGCTCTGCGCGCCGACATCCGCGGCGGACTGACCAGCACCCCCAAGTCCACGGCACCCACCTGGTTCTACGACGCCCGGGGCAGCGAGCTCTTCGAGGAGATCACCCAGCTCCCGGAATACCCCTTGTGGAGGGCGGAACTGGGACTGCTCCAGCTCCACGCCGAGGACGTGGCCGCGCAGACCGGGGCACGCAGCATGATCGAGCTGGGGTCCGGGAGTTCGACGAAATCCAAGCTGGTCATCGAGGCGCTGGGGCCGGCCGGCCTGCACTACGTGCCCGTCGACGTCAGCGCGGACGCACTGCAACAGGCCGGCGCGCAACTCGTCCAGGACTATCCGGGGATCCGTCTGCACGCCCTGCGTGCCGACTTCACGGCTCCGCTCGTGCTGCCGGCGCTGCCCGAGGAGGGCCCACGGCTCATCGCCTTCCTCGGCAGCACGCTGGGGAACTTCCGGCGCCCGGCCCGCGGCCCGTTCCTCCGCGGGCTCCGGGACGTCATGCGGCCCGAGGACTTCCTTCTGCTCGGTGCCGACCTGGTCAAGCCGGAGCACGAGATGATCGCCGCCTACGACGACGCGCAGGGCGTCACGGCCGAGTTCGACAAGAACCTGCTGCACGTCCTGAACCACGAACTGGACGCCGACTTCGACCCGGACGCCTTCGACCACGTGTCGGTGTGGAACAGCACCGAGAGTCTCATCGAGATGAGGCTGCGCAGTCGGGCCGAGCAGCTGGTGAAGATCCGGGAACTCGACCTGGCGGTGCAGTTCGAGCGCGGAGAGGAATGGATCACCGAGCGCAGCGCCAAGTTCACCGTGTCCGGGTTGCGGGAGGAGATGGCCGAGGCGGGCCTTCGCACCCGTCAGCTCTGGTCCGACCCGAACGCCGGCTTCATGCTCACCCTCGCCACGGCGCACTGA
- a CDS encoding type II toxin-antitoxin system PemK/MazF family toxin, translated as MTAFTDADVPGRSGPTATVEADPRAVGRVRTEYSPAHDGDPDPGEIVWTWVPFEENDGRGKDRPVLVVAREPGGTFLAVQLSSKRHDGDREWVAIGSGPWDRTGRDSWVDVDRVLRLHEDGMRREACALDRMRFDLVRRRLHERYGWT; from the coding sequence GTGACCGCGTTTACCGATGCAGACGTCCCGGGCCGCTCCGGCCCCACCGCCACCGTCGAGGCCGACCCGCGTGCGGTCGGCCGGGTGCGCACCGAGTACTCCCCCGCGCACGACGGCGACCCGGACCCCGGCGAGATCGTGTGGACCTGGGTGCCGTTCGAGGAGAACGACGGCCGGGGCAAGGACCGTCCGGTGCTCGTCGTCGCCAGGGAGCCGGGCGGCACCTTCCTTGCCGTGCAGCTCTCCAGCAAGCGGCACGACGGCGACCGGGAGTGGGTGGCCATCGGCAGCGGACCGTGGGACCGGACCGGTCGCGACTCCTGGGTGGACGTCGACCGGGTGCTGCGGCTGCACGAGGACGGCATGCGCCGTGAGGCCTGCGCGCTGGACCGGATGCGGTTCGACCTGGTGCGCCGGCGCCTCCACGAGCGCTACGGCTGGACCTGA
- the egtA gene encoding ergothioneine biosynthesis glutamate--cysteine ligase EgtA, with product MSDSVSDCTNGAEPRIAVTEAEVEALVRGICFKTGPPRTVGVEVEWLVHELHTPQLPVTPDRLEAAYAALRDVPLRSPLTVEPGGQLELSSPPAASLMECVHTVSADLAAVRAALRERGLTLVGMGTDPWHTPRRFLHEPRYDAMESCLDRTGPAGRAMMCTSASVQVCLDAGYEEPGPLGHGRRWWLSHTLGAVLVAAFANSPLLGGAPTGWRSTRQLLWMEIGAGRAGGPAMDGDPRAAWARHVLDAPVMCVRRAGGAWEVPDRLTFRQWTRTGEPTREDLDYHLTTLFPPVRPRGHLELRMIDAQPGDDGWIVPLAVTTALFEDPEAAEFAYRAVKPLAERARPLPAPHNPLWIDAARHALTDPELHETAVACFAAALRALPRLGADDAVLEAVTDYRDRYVIKGRTPADDQLDRLRGTDARAHGKDLRP from the coding sequence ATGTCCGACTCGGTAAGCGACTGTACGAACGGAGCAGAGCCGCGCATCGCCGTCACCGAAGCCGAGGTGGAGGCGCTGGTCAGGGGAATCTGCTTCAAGACCGGCCCGCCCCGCACCGTCGGGGTCGAGGTGGAGTGGCTCGTCCACGAGCTGCACACGCCGCAGCTCCCCGTCACACCCGATCGGCTCGAAGCGGCCTACGCCGCCCTGCGGGACGTGCCACTGCGCTCGCCGCTCACCGTCGAACCCGGCGGTCAGCTGGAGCTGAGCTCGCCGCCCGCCGCCTCCCTCATGGAGTGCGTGCACACCGTCTCCGCCGACCTGGCCGCGGTCCGCGCCGCCCTGCGCGAGCGGGGACTCACCCTCGTCGGCATGGGAACCGACCCCTGGCACACACCGCGCCGGTTCCTGCACGAGCCCCGCTACGACGCCATGGAGTCCTGCCTCGACCGCACCGGGCCGGCGGGCCGCGCCATGATGTGCACCTCGGCCTCCGTGCAGGTCTGCCTGGACGCCGGGTACGAGGAACCGGGCCCGCTCGGGCACGGCCGGCGCTGGTGGCTGTCGCACACGCTGGGCGCGGTACTGGTGGCGGCCTTCGCCAACTCCCCGCTGCTCGGCGGCGCCCCCACCGGCTGGCGCTCCACGCGGCAGCTGCTGTGGATGGAGATCGGTGCCGGCCGCGCGGGCGGGCCGGCCATGGACGGCGATCCCCGCGCGGCCTGGGCACGGCACGTGCTGGACGCGCCGGTGATGTGCGTGCGGCGTGCCGGCGGGGCCTGGGAGGTGCCCGACCGCCTCACCTTCCGCCAGTGGACCCGAACGGGCGAGCCGACCCGGGAGGATCTCGACTACCACCTCACCACCTTGTTCCCGCCGGTCAGACCGCGCGGCCATCTGGAGCTGCGCATGATCGACGCGCAGCCCGGCGACGACGGCTGGATCGTGCCGCTCGCCGTGACGACGGCCCTGTTCGAGGACCCGGAGGCCGCCGAGTTCGCCTACCGCGCGGTCAAGCCGCTGGCCGAGCGGGCCCGGCCACTGCCCGCCCCGCACAATCCGCTGTGGATCGACGCGGCCCGGCACGCGCTGACCGACCCCGAACTGCACGAGACGGCGGTCGCCTGCTTCGCCGCCGCCCTGCGTGCCCTGCCCCGCCTCGGCGCAGACGACGCCGTGCTGGAGGCCGTGACGGACTACCGGGACCGCTACGTCATCAAGGGACGCACCCCCGCCGACGACCAGCTCGACCGCCTGCGCGGCACGGACGCCCGCGCGCACGGGAAGGACCTCCGCCCATGA
- a CDS encoding flotillin family protein, translated as MPMVVGVVAGVAVVAVLALIGLFKMMWRVAEPNEALVISGSNHRTEGLEAGMGFRIVTGRGTLVMPGVQVVRKLSLDLNETELQVDCVTHQGIPLRVRGVVIFKVGDDFVSIANAARRFLDQQKLMSERVHNVFAGHLRSIVGGLTVEDMIRDREKLTGQTRAACGTEMEKLGLIVDSLQIHEIEDPTGYIKNMAMPHAAAVQRDARIAQAEANRLATEAEQASFARMAEATRDSEILQAGYQAERDKAGAKARQAGPLADAAARQEVVVQETRVAELEAHRREQQLQADVRKPADAQAYEKRTLAEAERDARISAAEAKAKETELAAAAEATRVKQAAGAEAEATRTRGEASAAATRATGEAEAASAQARGLAAAEAAKAQGLAEAEAIKARAAALAENQEAVVAQQLAENWPEIVKAGASAFGNVDNMVLLNGADGMADVFAKALTMGGTGLGLARQLLASMNQNGQAPAGTSPLNGSAGPASQRVPVEER; from the coding sequence ATGCCGATGGTTGTCGGCGTCGTTGCGGGGGTGGCGGTTGTCGCCGTCCTCGCTCTGATCGGTCTGTTCAAGATGATGTGGCGCGTCGCGGAGCCCAACGAGGCACTCGTCATCTCCGGCTCCAACCACCGTACCGAGGGTCTCGAGGCGGGCATGGGTTTCCGCATCGTCACCGGGCGCGGAACGCTGGTGATGCCCGGCGTGCAGGTGGTGCGCAAGCTGTCGCTCGACCTGAACGAGACCGAACTGCAGGTGGACTGCGTGACGCACCAGGGCATTCCGCTCCGGGTGCGGGGCGTGGTCATCTTCAAGGTGGGCGACGACTTCGTGTCGATCGCCAACGCGGCCCGGCGTTTCCTCGACCAGCAGAAGCTGATGTCGGAGCGGGTGCACAACGTCTTCGCCGGTCATCTGCGTTCCATCGTGGGCGGGTTGACGGTCGAGGACATGATCCGCGACCGGGAGAAGCTCACCGGGCAGACCCGTGCCGCCTGCGGTACGGAGATGGAGAAGCTGGGCCTGATCGTGGACTCGCTGCAGATCCACGAGATCGAGGACCCGACCGGTTACATCAAGAACATGGCGATGCCGCACGCGGCGGCCGTGCAGCGGGACGCGCGCATCGCCCAGGCGGAGGCGAACCGGCTCGCCACGGAGGCGGAGCAGGCCTCGTTCGCCCGGATGGCGGAGGCCACCAGGGACAGCGAGATCCTCCAGGCCGGTTACCAGGCCGAGCGGGACAAGGCGGGCGCCAAGGCCCGTCAGGCGGGACCCCTCGCCGACGCCGCCGCCCGGCAGGAGGTCGTCGTCCAGGAGACGCGGGTGGCCGAGCTGGAGGCGCACCGTCGCGAGCAGCAGCTCCAGGCGGACGTGCGCAAGCCCGCGGACGCGCAGGCCTACGAGAAGCGCACGCTGGCCGAGGCCGAGCGCGACGCCCGGATCTCGGCGGCCGAGGCCAAGGCGAAGGAGACGGAGCTCGCGGCCGCAGCCGAGGCGACCCGTGTCAAGCAGGCCGCCGGCGCCGAGGCCGAGGCGACCAGGACCCGCGGTGAGGCCTCCGCGGCCGCCACCCGGGCCACCGGTGAGGCCGAGGCGGCCTCCGCGCAGGCCAGGGGTCTGGCGGCGGCGGAGGCGGCGAAGGCACAGGGCCTCGCGGAGGCGGAGGCCATCAAGGCCCGCGCCGCCGCGCTCGCCGAGAACCAGGAGGCGGTCGTCGCCCAGCAACTCGCCGAGAACTGGCCGGAGATCGTGAAGGCGGGCGCGTCCGCCTTCGGCAACGTCGACAACATGGTGCTGCTCAACGGCGCCGACGGTATGGCGGACGTGTTCGCCAAGGCGCTCACCATGGGCGGGACCGGGCTGGGGCTGGCCCGGCAGCTGCTCGCGTCGATGAACCAGAACGGCCAGGCTCCCGCCGGGACTTCGCCGCTGAACGGGTCGGCGGGACCGGCATCGCAGAGGGTGCCCGTCGAGGAGAGGTGA
- a CDS encoding amidase — protein sequence MTPDRAAGLTDTARALAGGEVSSRTLVERTLARIEASQGVLNAFRVVRAEAALAEAEAADRELASGVRRPLLGVPVAVKDDMDVAGEPTAFGCAGAYPSVAEDGEAVRRLRAAGAVIVGKTNTCELGQWPFTEGPAFGATRNPWSTGHTPGGSSGGSAAAVAAGLVPAALGSDGAGSVRIPASWTHLIGVKPQRGRISTWPRGESFQGITVNGTLARTVADAALLLDAAAGNHAHDPHRPPAVDASAAVRRDPGRLRIALSLKPPFTAVTARLRPEVRARVLELAEKLAGLGHTVEEADPPYGQIGLTFVPRATAGIAEWVADAPFPALLDRRTRDAARLGRLLGGAPLRAARRAETVLHRRVGAFFAGYDVVLAPTTAAPPPRIGAMLELSGIATDRAMIAACPYAWPWNVLGWPGVNVPAGFAPGGLPVGAQLLGPAHSEPLLLSLAAQLEAELRWHERWPSEAVADSPA from the coding sequence ATGACGCCCGACCGTGCCGCAGGTCTGACGGACACCGCACGCGCCCTGGCCGGGGGCGAAGTGTCGTCCCGCACGCTCGTCGAGCGGACCCTCGCCCGGATCGAGGCGAGCCAGGGCGTCCTCAACGCCTTCCGGGTGGTGCGGGCCGAGGCCGCGCTCGCCGAGGCCGAGGCGGCCGACCGGGAGTTGGCGTCCGGCGTGCGCCGACCGCTGCTCGGGGTCCCCGTCGCCGTCAAGGACGACATGGACGTGGCGGGCGAGCCGACCGCGTTCGGCTGCGCCGGCGCGTACCCGTCCGTCGCCGAGGACGGCGAGGCGGTCCGGCGGCTGCGTGCGGCCGGAGCCGTGATCGTGGGCAAGACCAACACCTGCGAGCTCGGGCAGTGGCCGTTCACCGAGGGGCCGGCCTTCGGCGCCACCCGCAACCCGTGGAGCACCGGTCACACGCCCGGCGGCTCCTCCGGCGGTTCGGCCGCGGCGGTGGCGGCGGGGCTGGTGCCGGCCGCCCTCGGCTCGGACGGGGCCGGCTCCGTCCGCATCCCGGCCTCCTGGACGCATCTGATCGGCGTGAAACCGCAGCGGGGCCGCATCTCGACCTGGCCGCGCGGGGAGTCCTTCCAGGGCATCACCGTCAACGGCACCCTGGCCCGGACCGTCGCCGACGCGGCCCTGCTGCTCGACGCGGCCGCGGGCAACCACGCACACGACCCGCACCGGCCGCCGGCCGTCGACGCCTCGGCGGCGGTGCGCCGCGACCCCGGCAGGCTGCGGATCGCGCTGTCGCTGAAGCCGCCGTTCACCGCCGTGACCGCCCGGCTGCGGCCCGAGGTGCGCGCCCGGGTCCTGGAACTCGCCGAGAAACTGGCCGGGTTGGGTCACACGGTCGAGGAGGCCGATCCGCCGTACGGGCAGATCGGCCTCACCTTCGTGCCCCGGGCGACCGCGGGCATCGCCGAGTGGGTCGCCGACGCGCCCTTCCCCGCGCTCCTGGACCGGCGCACCCGGGACGCCGCCCGGCTGGGCCGGCTGCTCGGCGGGGCGCCGCTGCGGGCGGCCCGGCGCGCCGAGACGGTCCTGCACCGTCGTGTCGGCGCCTTCTTCGCCGGTTACGACGTGGTCCTCGCGCCGACGACGGCCGCTCCCCCGCCGCGCATCGGGGCGATGCTTGAGCTGAGCGGGATCGCCACCGACCGCGCCATGATCGCCGCCTGTCCTTACGCCTGGCCGTGGAACGTGCTGGGCTGGCCCGGTGTCAACGTCCCGGCGGGCTTCGCCCCCGGCGGGCTGCCGGTCGGGGCGCAGCTGCTCGGTCCGGCGCACAGCGAGCCGCTGCTGCTCTCGCTCGCCGCCCAACTGGAGGCGGAGCTGCGCTGGCACGAACGGTGGCCGAGCGAAGCTGTCGCCGACTCCCCGGCCTGA
- the egtB gene encoding ergothioneine biosynthesis protein EgtB: MAAPDADVLRARALASLTTARARTTLLTTCVEEPDLTAQHSPLMSPLVWDLAHIGNQEELWLLRAVAGREAMRPEIDGLYDAFEHSRAERPSLPLLPPAEARRYAAEVRGRVTDVLESADFHGTRLTESGFAFGMIAQHEQQHDETMLITHQLRTGPPVLTAPDPEPVPLFTGPAEVLVPGGPFTMGTSGEPWALDNERPAHRREVAPFHIDTIPVTNAAYQAFIEDGGYDEERWWTREGWAHVRGHGIHAPLFWHRDGGQWLRRRFGVTEVVPPDEPVLHVCWYEADAYARWAGRRLPTETEWEKAARFDPATGGSMRYPWGDADPAPEHANLGQRHLRPAPAGSYPAGASPLGVRQLIGDVWEWTSSDFTPYPGFRAFPYKEYSEVFFGPDHKVLRGGSFAVDPVACRGTFRNWDYPIRRQIFSGFRTARSGGF, translated from the coding sequence ATGGCCGCCCCGGACGCGGACGTGCTGCGCGCCCGCGCGCTCGCCTCGCTCACGACGGCCCGCGCCCGCACGACGCTGCTGACCACCTGCGTCGAGGAACCCGACCTCACCGCCCAGCACTCCCCGCTGATGTCCCCGCTGGTGTGGGACCTCGCCCACATCGGCAACCAGGAGGAGCTGTGGCTGCTGCGCGCGGTGGCCGGCCGGGAGGCGATGCGCCCCGAGATCGACGGCCTGTACGACGCCTTCGAGCACTCGCGCGCCGAACGCCCCTCGCTGCCCCTGCTGCCGCCCGCGGAGGCCCGCCGGTACGCGGCGGAGGTGCGCGGCCGGGTCACCGACGTGCTGGAGTCGGCCGACTTCCACGGCACCCGGCTGACGGAGTCCGGCTTCGCCTTCGGGATGATCGCGCAGCACGAACAGCAGCACGACGAGACCATGCTGATCACCCATCAGCTCCGCACGGGGCCACCGGTGCTCACCGCCCCCGACCCCGAACCGGTCCCGCTGTTCACCGGCCCGGCCGAAGTGCTGGTCCCCGGTGGCCCGTTCACCATGGGCACGTCCGGCGAGCCCTGGGCCCTGGACAACGAACGCCCCGCCCACCGGCGTGAGGTGGCGCCCTTCCACATCGACACGATCCCGGTGACGAACGCGGCCTACCAGGCGTTCATCGAGGACGGCGGTTACGACGAGGAACGCTGGTGGACGAGGGAGGGCTGGGCGCACGTCCGCGGGCACGGCATCCACGCGCCGCTGTTCTGGCACCGTGACGGCGGGCAGTGGCTGCGCCGCCGGTTCGGCGTCACCGAGGTCGTGCCGCCCGACGAGCCGGTGCTGCACGTGTGCTGGTACGAGGCCGACGCCTACGCCCGCTGGGCCGGACGCCGGCTGCCCACCGAGACCGAGTGGGAGAAGGCGGCCCGCTTCGACCCCGCTACCGGCGGCTCGATGCGCTACCCGTGGGGCGACGCCGATCCCGCGCCGGAACACGCCAACCTGGGCCAGCGCCATCTGCGTCCGGCCCCGGCGGGCAGCTACCCGGCCGGCGCCTCCCCACTCGGCGTACGGCAGTTGATCGGCGACGTCTGGGAGTGGACGTCCAGCGACTTCACCCCCTACCCGGGGTTTCGGGCGTTCCCGTACAAGGAGTACTCGGAGGTGTTCTTCGGGCCCGATCACAAGGTGCTGCGCGGCGGTTCGTTCGCGGTGGACCCGGTCGCCTGCCGCGGCACCTTCCGCAACTGGGACTATCCGATCCGGCGGCAGATCTTCTCCGGGTTCCGCACCGCCCGCTCGGGGGGCTTCTGA